ACAattttgggtttaaaaaaaaaaaaaggaggaaaaaaaactatatgtTCACTAAAGCCAGAGGTACGTGGAGACAATTTGAGGAGGTAGAGCAACAGGTTATGCAAGAAGTGGCCAAACACCGCCCATCAGGTGTGTTCTCGTTCCGAGAGGTGACTCAAAAGATTTACACGGTGGGAGTGGAGTGATCGGAGTTTCAACTCACGCATTcttattttttggtttgtttgttttttttgccaggaaCATACATGCATGCCCCCATTCTACTATCACGAAGGGACTGTCCGAGTTGAGACGGCATCGATGTTTGCCAGTCTCATGTGTCCGACATGGCATCTGCTTCTCCTGGGAGGATTCGTCCTGTCaggtgagagcgagagaaactTCCGTGACGCATCCAACGCATTGTTCGTCTTTTAAAAGACACGTTAGGGTTCGCTTAAATGTCTTGTTGTTTAGCACCTTGAAGTATCACGCATACACTGTGTGGTAATGTTTAGGCTCACTGGCCTGCTGGTCAACCTTTAAACCGAGTTGTGGATTTCAGACATCTTGTATTTCAGCAACAACTATCGCACAAAAGTATTTATACTGAGGAAACGCTGCaagcacttatttatttatttatttatttaatttgattttttggcacatttcCTACGGCATATATTACGACACCCTGATTTTCAGTTCAATGTAAAAATGCTAATCTAAAAGAGATTGTGGTCATTCCGTTTGACAAAGACATCTGTCACCTCCTTTCAATTCATTTAAACAACAGATGTGACAGAACAAATTCCAGAgggaatattttgttttcagaGGGAGCCCAATAATATGCCGCAATCAACCTCTTAAtgtagccttttattgttttattctaCCGTCAAAGGGCCTTTATGTTAATTGTTACACGTGTTAtggttatgtgtatgtgtgaaatGGGAAGGTGTGTCACTGAGGCACACCTTATTGACTGGACACAATGTTATTATTAGCATTGGCATCAGATTTTCTTTAGTGACAAAGATAAACAAACGATGTGTTTGAGCAAGCAAATTCAGTGattttaaatcagttttatGATTATGTGCACTGTGCATTGTTTCCTGGTGTtataattgcatttaatttattgcAGCTGACTATTTTATTTAACTTCCTGTTTCTTCTTCAGGGCATTCCAAATGGCTGTCATGGTATTAGCCAATGTGCAGTGGCTCAGGTTCCCCCACCATTTATCAGAACATTTTCAGCCCTATATGTAATCAGTATTCTTAAATACGGTGGTGCTAATTTGCTCTGTGACCAcacttgtaactcaaaacaatCTTATCTTAAGTCAtcattccccattgaaatgaatggaacaagaacaaacaaaaaatgtttagaatgcgttttttaaataataaaaaaaatagttatctATAATGTTGTTGTGTATACAAACTAAACTTACAGTCATGAAAATTTAATAGAAAGTAAAGTAATAAAATAGTTTTTGGTAAACATATTCTCTTGTTTCATTTCATTGGACAGTGTTATGCTCCTTTTGGTATTCGTgttttggccacctgggggcagtgtaATACAGTCAGTCAAAAACTCATAAGCAgtgctaccattttttttttcaaagatctGTTGCCTAAGGGTTATAAACTACTACAGTATATCAATGCTATATTGTTACCCAGTCTATAGTGTTTACCATTATCTGTTAGCATTAAGAGAGCAGACATTAAGGCATTATgtggctttgttttgtttattttgacagAAAATATTAACTGGGAGGCCCAATAAACTGATagaggcctctttttttttttttttttacagtattgttcACTATCAAACTGCTGCTTGCTGTGATGTGAATTGAGTTGTTTTTGATTCCGCCATCTGACGCTTGTATCATTTTGAAAGTCTGACAAATTAATATGTCAAGTATCTCAAGGCACAACTGTACTTGTAAAACTaggatttaaaatgtaaatttcaTAATGTGCTGTCATAAGCTTCCTGTGTAGATTTCAGTTTAGCTATCAGGGGTACTTGCTAAAGGCAGTATTTAATGTCCAACCCTACAAATACGATGGGGTCCTTCTTATCATGTTGTTTGGCATTGcattaataaaaagaaaaagattttaCAGAAAGTACTGTAGctgcaaaatatattttcacttCACCGTTGTGGGAATCACTGGGATTTATCATCAGCTTGGCTACATGTGACCTTCAGACTCTGTAGCAATCATTAACAGTTTAGGAATGAGGCCAACTCAATACTTTTTGCCATCTTCTTTAGGAGTGACACACGTGTCAGGAATTGAGATCTATGCTCCGAGTGAGCTGGAGGCGGTGAACGGGACCACAGTGAAACTCAAGTGCACCTTCCGTTCCAGTCATCCTGTGTCGGCTCAGTCCGTTATCGTGTCTTGGAATTTCCGGCCACTGAATTCGAAAACAGACGAGTCGGTAGGTAATTAATTTTAACATGATTCTGTTAaactacggaagcgtagagctgccaatgtggagtaagcatttttggctggcgaatatgttcgaacgtacttgcaaatatgttcgaacatcaTCACAAAAactttcgaacatactcgcaaatatgtttgaacatactcgattGCTGTGGTACTCAAGTGCGCAAGCGTAATaccccattgcattatggggcgaaaactgacaaacctaaatcatgcacggcagacataataaatcgtaaaagttacgaatgaacactattttttttgtctacttaattttctaaagaattggtaatgtggcccaaatgcctaaaaaatggggttctgtgcatgcgcaaataataccccgtggcattatgggaaggtatgctaagtttgtagcatgtagcctacaagtacgttcgaacgtatttgcgagtatgttcaaacatatttgcgagcatgttcgaacgcatttgcgagcaggttcgaacgcatttgcgagcatgttcgaacgtacttgcgaGCATGTTGGAACGAACTTGCGagcatgttcgaacgtacttgcgaGCATGTTGGAACGAACTTGCGAGcatgttcgaacgcatttgcgagcatgttcgaacgtacttgcgaGCATGTTGGAACGAACTTGCGAGcatgttcgaacgcatttgcgagcatgttcgaacgtacttgcgagcatgttcgaacgtacttgcgagcatgttcgaacgtacttgcgagcatgttcgaacgcatttgcgagcatgttcgaacgtacttgcgagcaggttcgaacgtacttgcgaGCATGTtccaacatactcgccagccaaaaatgtttactccacattggcagctctacgcttccataGTTAAACACAAGAAGAATGATGACTTTGCATGTATGGTCTTTAAAAAGCCAACAGTGCTTTAATAGACCCTCTTTTCATTGAGCAATTGCCAGGCAGTGATGGTAGACAGGTGTGTCATTTTCATCTTGCATAAGGTGAAACTTAAACCCAGCCCAGTGGAATTAAACAGtactaaaatgatttaaaatgagCCCAGTTACAGTTTCTACCGATCAACTAAGATGTTTCTAAAGCTTAATTGGAGTCCACCTGTTAATTAGACATAATTTGAAAAGGCACAGACTATTTTGGTTGAACGACTGCGATTTATAGTCCCAAAAGTACGGTGTGTTCACACGTATGTATACGCAATGTATTTGTGCATGTTTGTCAGGTGTTCTACTACCAGGAGGAGGCGTACCCTCCTCAGAGCGGACGCTTTAAAGACCACGTGGTGTGGTCAGGCGATGTTACGAGAAATGACGCCTCCATCACCCTGCACAACGTGCCGCCAACGTTTAACGGCACGTACATCTGCAACGTGCGAAACCGCCCAGATGTGCACGGCAATAACAGAGAGACCACGCTCAGTGTCGTCACCAAAGGTAAGCGTTAATTGTGTTTGTTTCAAAACTAACGTTGGAAACTTTCCATAGGATATTCTCACATTTCTAGAACCGCACTATAGATAGAAAAATGGATGTATACATACATAGCCAGCCTCAACCCTTCATAACATTTAATCaagccaaactcagaaaacaggtgagccaggaTCGGTCACTacatgagccctgagcaactgtgatgtcattttaactcaacaagtgccaaaatggccgctccctgaaatggattttgctgcttaatttatatACCACAAAAACGATATTTATCAGAATTGACAATCACAAGTCCAAATGACAGtctcatgctgcattcgaggacaaAAGGAAAGTGGAAAGTcctcagttttttatttttattttttacttcaaaccaggaagcgtGCACGAGAACTCCCCTTTAGAACTTTTagaagttggggggggggggggggggtcagtcgAGTCATCAATTGCAGACCGTGAAtagcaaaacataatttacacaattctaaacatatttgcagtggttttaaaaaaaacaaatgcagacACTGTTTTGTGTACAGatgcgtgtttttttgtttgttttgtttttttgttttttgttttttagggccAAGCTATCAGGTGGGAATTATACATgagtaaaaatgtatttgtactttttacttttgtacttaGGTACATTTCAGAACCtgtttttgcatttgtgcaTTTAGTCACTACAATTGATGTTAATTATACGGAtaggtgtactttttttttttttttttcaaaaggtaTGGCAGAGGAACTACTGAGACCTTGCGTTTATTTCTTTACAAACGTTATCACTGTTTTGTGCAGTTGACGTATCTCATCAACGAATATCTTGAGCCTTCTCCCTTATcatcacagttttttttgttttttttccgttttgttttgttttttattccagCTTCCCTCTCCGAGATCACCATCCTGGTCATCGCAATCGTCGGCGGCTGTGTGCTTATCATGGTCCTGCTCTGTATCTGCTTGGCCGTGAAATTCTACAAAAAGAGGCGCAGGGGCGAGGACATAGAGATGAACACACAGGAGCCCACCGCCAAGGACCCCAAGCCCAAGACCAAGCCCAAGCCCAAACCCAAGCGCAAGGACCCGACCGTGTGGTGAGGGGCCACAGGGGCCGCCGCTCCTCTCCTGCTCTTCCTCTTGGGACTGGTGTGGCTATTTTGGGAAAGAGACTAATGACGGCTTGGGAGTGTTTTTTCTTCCATGTTTGCTCCTCCAATGTGAACCTTTTTgagatttatttaaatgtatcatTGCAGTGTTCGATATTACAGTCTCTATCGCTGATTGCTGTATTCCGTAAAAGTTGCCATTTTACTATGTTGCCGTTTTGATAACGCTGCCAAGTAAAGTAGGAGATGTGAATATGGAGGAATCTTTCTTTTTGAAATAATTTATCTCAGTTCACAGCAGCAGTTTTGATAACCTTTGTCATCAAACGTGAAATAGtccacaactactactactccaATGAGGCCTTAAAATACAAACCTGTTGCTGCGAATTTAGTCACATCCTGTCTTTCTGGCTGTTTTTAAAAGGTTGAAATCATGATATGAGCACATTAACATATCTGGCTTGTCAAATTTTTCCTCATAATCACCAGCTGTGATTCTGCTCGTTTACTCTTTTCTGCTTCGTGAAAACAGGTGACGAAACTAACAAGTCCAGAGGCCAAACCTTGGACAACCAAGAATAGTTTTTTGAGTGAATACTCATGAGCCTCtcagtagttgttttttttcctcggtGGTAAGCTGGCTGGGTCAAGCTGAGCATTCTGGGTATTAATTCACAATAAACGTCCTGTTTGCTTATTTGCTATGCTTTCCTGTTAGCAGCCCATCTcacattttgtttatgttttgttaatGCCGCGCTGCATCAGTAAACCCGAGGAAGCGGCTCACCTGATTCTTGCGAAGGAGATACTGGAAGTTGTTAGCTCAGATGATGAAGAGTCTGAGCCGAGCAGTGGAGACGATGACGAGGACGACGACaatgaagaagatgatgatgatgacgacgatgacgatgatgatgatgacgatgacgattaAGTCGGGCACTTTTGGGTTGAGTAAATCGGTAATTGCATTACCCCAACGATTCTAGTTTGGCCTCacctttgaagaaaaaaaataaatggtggtATTAGACGCTGCATGTGAGATGAGGATTGTTCAACCTTACCTTATTGAGTGCTTGTCTCGTCACTGCTTGTGCCGTTTCGCTTTCAAGGGGATTGTCACTGCTGTAGCTTCTTTTGGCTGTATTTTCTCTGCTGCTGATGGACAAGTGATgtggcatgatttttttttttgtatgtgtgtgttcagACAAACAAGCAGAGCCAATTTACACCCTCGTAATAATGCACACAATGTTTACAGTCACTAAGATTATCTGTTAATTGAACACCCGACTACATAAACCTACTACCAAGTACCATTTTTCACAAGTACCACATGTTGGCGTAAAGTAACAACCGTCAGAGATGACAAAATTGTTGTTTATCTCTACAAACTTTGCacttacgattttttttatttttattttatatactgtTTTTGTCTCATAGTCTAAGATGTTATTTGTAACTGGAATAAACTATTTGAAAGCATGTCATATGAATGTTATAAAGGAAATTGTGTCTTTAACAGCTTAATGAGACCACTCGAAACTTGGGTTTGTGGAACTCTTTTGCGAACTCGAGGCAAATCACAGGCAACGGGCAAGACAAATCACTCCGCGCATGCATGCAGTGACGTGGTACTCGAGGAGCTGGTAACTAGGCTCTAAAAAGTAGATCCATACACTACAGAAATGATTACGGTATTTGTGGTGAATGGCATCGCATTTTGTTGATGCATCACCTGGAGCGTTTCTGTTCACATCTTTGTAAATGAGTTTTGTCTCAGACTAAACTGACAAAGACtgacaaattataaaattaattattgacacaATATTAACTTATTCCTGCTGTAAATGGCTAAATGaataaagtatccctttcaagAAGAAACGGTCATTCTGCAAACTGCAAACGTGTGACAAGCACAGTAGCACCACCTATTGGCTGCTAATTGTACTGCTTCCGGTGTCCAAGCCAAAAAAGGTCAAGATGGATCTCTACGTAAATCAATGGTGGGAAAATAATCCAGCCCACATGAGCATTTACAAGAGCAATAATTATagtgtattaatttattaagtAGTTGATTATTATAATTGATTTGTGTGTACTGCAATGAAATACAAACACTtttagctagcagctagctagatagattgaTTTCACGTTGGCCAGTATACCATATCTGCtcttttattaaaaactaaAGACGGAACAATACATTGAACAATCCAGTCACTGCAATTAAATTGCATCCTTCCAAAAACTTGGATTTTAttgaattacacaaaaaaaaaagaaaaaaaaaattctatacaaAACCACTGCCAGTTGTGTTTGTTGTTCCATTAATCGTAAAGGGCTGTGGAAGCAAGACTGAGTGAAAGCAgttattaattatgattaattatATCATATATCTCATTACATTGAAAACGTATACAGTGTGACATCTTTCAGCATAGAGAAGTGGAAGGTGAAACAGTTGTAATGCATCGCAATATCCTGCAAAGTATTAAGGTCGCGCGTGAAAAGAAGGGGTCTGACGAGGGTTCTCTTTAGAGGAATTCATCAAAGAAGCCATATACTGTCCCTTCTGGTGTCTCCTCTGCATGCAATCCTTGGCAAAAGGGAGGCACTACAAGGAGATCAGGATCCTTGATCTCCAGTTCAACATTCATGTTGCTGGGGAAAGAAAGAGACAATATGAGGAGGCATTTATTTGAAGCTTCCCGAACATGCATGCAGCCATACCTGAAGAAGAACATAGAAGATTCTGTCACGTAGAACGTACTAAGAGGTAAACACCCCATTGTTGTGCACATGATGGTTTGACCtaaaaaaatcatcattaattaatataaattgAATTAAAGCTCTCGAACAATCTAAGTTAAAACAGTAAATAAGAATGAATTATTGGAAGACAATATTGTCAGTGTCTTGCCTTACTTTTAAAACCTGGCGTTGGTATTGTCCATACTTGAAATTTCAGGCCTTCCCCCTCGATGAAAGTACTCCCAGAGGTCATTGTGGACAAGAAGGTGGCATCCGTGGGTAAAGCGAAAGGGTGCTTTCTGTTTTGCAGTGACTTCTTCTCACAGCTCTGATTTTTGCTGTCGATCTTGTATAATATCCCCTGAATGATGCGAGAGTGACACATACATTTAAAGAACGTGAAGTAACGCGGTGGCTGGGGAGACAAAGCCGTTACCTCGTCAAAGAACACCAAAAGATCCAGATCCAAGGTTGCGTTGAAGGGTACGGTTACATTCGACTGGAAGCGGAGTTTCTTGTTCATTGAGTCGTACGTGAACGCGCCGATTGCTCTCGTTTCAGCTCTCATTCCCATCTGGTGTCATCCAAAAAGCGCACATTGAGAGAAAAACACGATTTATACCTTCCAAAACACGTTTAGATTTTTTGGTTAGAAACAAAAGAACATCACTCACCACGGAAGCTAATCCTGTCATATTGGGTGAACCTGAAagacattgttttctttttaattacaaAACTCATGTAAATGACGCACAATAGGCAAGGAAAGACGTCAAATGAAATTCTTACGACAAGGCTGATGGTGCTCTCCATGGGCAGTGGCAGTCCAGCACATGAAGATGAACAGCAGAACAGCTGTATACATTTTTCTCCCTCTCCAACAGCAGTttagagtacaaaaaaaaaaaaaaaggattttcacAAACGCAGCTAAGCCC
The Festucalex cinctus isolate MCC-2025b chromosome 18, RoL_Fcin_1.0, whole genome shotgun sequence genome window above contains:
- the epd gene encoding ependymin, coding for MYTAVLLFIFMCWTATAHGEHHQPCRSPNMTGLASVMGMRAETRAIGAFTYDSMNKKLRFQSNVTVPFNATLDLDLLVFFDEGILYKIDSKNQSCEKKSLQNRKHPFALPTDATFLSTMTSGSTFIEGEGLKFQVWTIPTPGFKSQTIMCTTMGCLPLSTFYVTESSMFFFSNMNVELEIKDPDLLVVPPFCQGLHAEETPEGTVYGFFDEFL
- the mpzl2b gene encoding myelin protein zero-like protein 2b isoform X2, translated to MPPFYYHEGTVRVETASMFASLMCPTWHLLLLGGFVLSGVTHVSGIEIYAPSELEAVNGTTVKLKCTFRSSHPVSAQSVIVSWNFRPLNSKTDESVFYYQEEAYPPQSGRFKDHVVWSGDVTRNDASITLHNVPPTFNGTYICNVRNRPDVHGNNRETTLSVVTKASLSEITILVIAIVGGCVLIMVLLCICLAVKFYKKRRRGEDIEMNTQEPTAKDPKPKTKPKPKPKRKDPTVCKPEEAAHLILAKEILEVVSSDDEESEPSSGDDDEDDDNEEDDDDDDDDDDDDDDDD
- the mpzl2b gene encoding myelin protein zero-like protein 2b isoform X1 produces the protein MQEVAKHRPSGVFSFREEHTCMPPFYYHEGTVRVETASMFASLMCPTWHLLLLGGFVLSGVTHVSGIEIYAPSELEAVNGTTVKLKCTFRSSHPVSAQSVIVSWNFRPLNSKTDESVFYYQEEAYPPQSGRFKDHVVWSGDVTRNDASITLHNVPPTFNGTYICNVRNRPDVHGNNRETTLSVVTKASLSEITILVIAIVGGCVLIMVLLCICLAVKFYKKRRRGEDIEMNTQEPTAKDPKPKTKPKPKPKRKDPTVCKPEEAAHLILAKEILEVVSSDDEESEPSSGDDDEDDDNEEDDDDDDDDDDDDDDDD